The Rhododendron vialii isolate Sample 1 chromosome 6a, ASM3025357v1 genome includes a window with the following:
- the LOC131328487 gene encoding uncharacterized protein LOC131328487, protein MATTIDDFSFPTTTNPPPLFIGSPPLWRRTSSTPYPHKETQRKSPKEDDEGESSNSKEKSIYRKERESLSYVEQSPKAAQEGRGWRNGEEKMDLLWEDFNEELSRIQGSECKNSEVSPGHRAANQFACVQGKRLLKSGGGTVCSGKRPGVVVFMKVLKRVFLLHSSHRMVKKRTW, encoded by the coding sequence ATGGCCACCACCATAGACGACTTCAGCTTCCCAACAACCACCAACCCTCCGCCGCTTTTCATCGGGTCGCCGCCCTTGTGGCGCCGCACTTCTTCCACGCCCTATCCCCACAAAGAAACCCAAAGGAAATCTCCAAAAGAAGATGACGAGGGAGAAAGCAGTAATTCCAAGGAAAAATCAATTTATcgtaaggagagagagagcttgtCGTATGTTGAGCAAAGCCCCAAGGCAGCACAAGAAGGACGTGGAtggagaaatggagaggaaaAAATGGATTTGTTATGGGAGGATTTCAATGAAGAATTGTCCAGAATTCAGGGGTCAGAGTGCAAGAATTCTGAAGTGTCACCCGGCCATAGGGCGGCAAATCAGTTTGCCTGTGTCCAAGGCAAGAGGTTACTGAAAAGTGGCGGTGGCACGGTGTGTTCCGGCAAGAGGCCGGGCGTGGTGGTGTTCATGAAGGTGTTGAAGAGGGTGTTTTTGCTTCATAGTTCTCATCGGATGGTCAAGAAGAGAACATGGTAG